The Blastomonas sp. SL216 DNA window GGAAGCGGCAGAGCTCGCCAGACAGGTGATCTCGGCGCTGTTTGCCGCCTATCGCGATGATCCTTCGCTGCTGCCGGACGATTGGCGCGCGCGTCTGCCCCAAGATGAGCCTGACAAGAGCCGTCATATCGCCGATTTTCTGGCCGGCATGACCGATCGGTTCGCGCTGTCGCAGCATCGCCAGATATTCGGCGACGCGCCCGAGGGGCTCAGCCACGTTTGAACAGGATATTGTGCGGCGCAGCGCAATTTGATTGACAGCCCCGATGCGATTGCCCATTCCCAAGCCGTCGATGGGGAGCGATCCCCATGAGACGACACGGGAGAGTGCGGAGGCCAGCCTTCGCCACCGAAGGAGCAACCGCCCCGGAATCTCTCAGGTCATCGGGACCGTGTCGTTGATCGGCGCTCTGGAAAGCGGGTGGCCCCGAAAGGCCGCTCCACCGAAGGGGTAAATGGGAGGCTCAGCGCAGCCCATGAAAGCTCTCAGGTTCAAGTGACAGAGGGGGTTGGAAGCCGGGCAGGGCCTTGTGGGCCATGCGTGGTGATCCGACTCACCTTGCCGGAGTGCCCCAATGACCGATTCAATTGCCGATATGATGGAACGCGTTGCCGAACGGCTGTTGCCGCTCGACGCATGGCACCGCGCGCGCGGCGGCCGCATGGTGTCGTTTGCCGGATACCAAATGCCCGTTCAGTACGAAGGCGTGATGGCCGAGCATCTGTGGACCCGCGAACATGCAGGCCTGTTCGATGTCAGCCATATGGGCCAGGTTCTGCTGACCGGCGATGCGCCCGATGTCGCGCTGGAAGCCATCGTTCCGGGTGAAATCCAGAAGCTTGGCGTTAACCGCATGCGCTATTCGGTGCTGCTCAACGATGAGGGCGGCATTCTCGACGACCTCATGGTGACCCGGCGCGAGCGCGACCTGTATCTGGTCGTCAATGGCGCCTGCAAATATGACGATCTGGCGCATATGCGCGAGACTTTCCCCGACGAGGTGGTGATCACCCTGCTGGATGAGCGCGCGCTGTTCGCGCTGCAGGGTCCCCGGGCGGGCGAGGCTCTGGCCAGCCTGATCCCGGACGTTGCCTCGCTCTATTTCATGCAGGCCGGTGCCTTCACGCTCGACGGCATGTCGCTGTGGATCAGCCGCTCGGGCTATACCGGCGAGGATGGTTTTGAAATCAGCGTGGACTGCGATCACGCCGCCGAACTGGCGGACCGGTTGTGCGCGCTCGAGATGGTCAAGCCGATTGGCCTGGGTGCCCGCGATTCGCTGCGGCTTGAAGCTGGCCTGCCGCTTTATGGGCACGACCTTGATGAAACGGTGAGCCCGGTCGAGGGCGATCTCGCCTTCGCCATCAGCAAGCGCCGCCGCGCCGAGGGCGGCTTCGCCGGGGCTGAACGCATTCTGGAAGAACTGGAAGAAGGCACCGACCGCAAGCGCGTCGCGCTGACCGTCGAGGGCCGCCAGCCCGTGCGCGAAGGCGCAGAGCTCTATGTCGGTGACCGCATGGTCGGCAAGGTGACATCGGGCGGCTTTGCCCCCACGCTGGGCGCGCCGATCGCGATGGCGCTGGTCAAATCGGCCTTCGCCCCGCTCGACACTGCGCTGGAAGCCGAGGTGCGCGGCAAGCGCATCCCGGTCAAGGTGACGACGATGCCGTTCGTCCCGCACCGCTACCACCGCGCCAAAACCGCCTGATTATCTCACGTTCCGATGGAGTGACACCATGAGCCGCTATTTTACCGAAGAACATGAATGGGTTGAAGTCGAAGGCAAGATCGCCACGGTCGGCATCACCGAATATGCACAGCAGCAGCTGGGCGATGTGGTGTTTGTCGACGTGCCCGGTGAAGGCAAGCAGTTCGACAAGGGCGATGAAGCCGCTGTCGTGGAATCGGTCAAGGCTGCCAGCGATGTCTACAGCCCGGTGTCGGGCACGATCGTCGAAGGCAATGACGTGCTCGCCGACGAACCCGGCCTGGTCAATTCGGACCCCGAAGGCGATGGCTGGTTCTTCAAGCTGGAACTGACCGATGCGGGCGAACTCGACAATCTGATGGATGAGGCTGCGTACAAGAAGTTCGTCGCAGGTCTCTGATTCTTCACAATTCTCCTGAGCCAAGGACATAAGCCGCAATGCGCTATCTCCCCCTCAATACGCAGGATCGCAGCGCGATGCTCGCCACCGTTGGCGCAGCATCGATCGATGACCTGTTCATCGATATTCCCGAAGAAGCCCGTCTGACCGGTCCGATCCATGGCCTGCCCATGCATGCGCCTGAAATGGCGGTGGAACGGCATATGAAGGCGCTGGCGAGCCACAACCTGGTCGCCGGCGAGTTGCCCTTTTTCATGGGCGCAGGTGCCTATCGGCATCATGTCCCGGCTTCGGTCGATCACCTGATCCAGCGCGGCGAGTTCCTGACCGCCTACACGCCCTATCAGCCGGAAATCGCGCAGGGCACGCTGCAGATGCTGTTCGAGTTTCAGACTCAGGTCGCGCGCCTGCTGGGCTGCGATGTGGCAAATGCGTCGATGTACGACGGCTCGACCGCCTGCTGGGAAGCGATCAGCATGGCCCGCCGCATCACCAAGCGCGCCACCGCCCTGCTGTCGTCCGGCCTGCACCCGCATTATGTCGGTGTCGCAAAGACCATGGCGCGCTTCACCGGCGATGCGCTGGTGCACAGCGCCCCCAGCCTCAACGCAGACACCGATACTGCCGATCTGATCGCGCAGATCGACAAGAACACCAGCTGCGTCGTGGTGCAATATCCCGACATTCTGGGCCGGATTGATGACCTTTCGGCGCTGGCCAGCGCTGCACAGGCGGCAGGTGCGCTGCTCATTGCGGTGGTGACCGAGCCGGTCGCATTGGGTGCTCTGCGCAGCCCCGGCGAAATGGGCGCGGACATCGTGGTCGGCGAAGGCCAGTCGCTCGGCGTCGGGCTGCAGTTCGGCGGGCCCTATGTCGGCCTGTTCGGCTGCAAGCAGAAATATGTCCGCCAGATGCCCGGACGTCTGTGCGGCGAGACTGTGGACGCAGAGGGCAAGCGCGGGTTCGTGCTCACCCTGTCCACGCGCGAGCAGCATATCCGCCGCGAAAAGGCGACCAGCAACATCTGCACCAATAGCGGTCTGTGCGCGCTGGCGTTCAGCATCCACATGACCTTGCTGGGCGAAAAGGGTCTGCGCGGACTGGCCGAGATCAACCATGGCATGGCGGTGACGGCTGCAGACCGGTTGGCGAAGGTTCCCGGTGTCACGCTACTGAATTCCAGCTTCTTCAACGAGTTCACCCTCGTTCTTCCCAAGGATGCGCGCTCGGTCGTCCGTGCGCTCGCCGATCGGAAGATCCTGGGCGGTGTCTCGCTGGGCCGTCTGTATCCCGAGGATGCAGAGCTTGCCAACGGACTGGTCGTCGCGGTGACCGAAACCGCCACCCATGAAGATATCGAAGCCTTTGCCACGAACCTTGAGGAGCTGCTGGCATGAGCATGAACAACCAGGGCCGCCCGACCCGTCCGGTCGATGATGCGGTGGTATCGTCCGCCATGGCCACCAGCACCGGCAACCGTGCGCTGATGCTGGAAGAGGCGCTGATCTTCGAGATCGGCGACAGGGGCCGCACCGGCGTCGACCTGCCCGAAGCGCCGAAGGTGGCGTCGCGTCTCGGCGGGCTGGAGCGCAAGGCGGCTATCGGCCTGCCCGGCCTGTCCGAGCAGGAAACCGTGCGTCACTACACACGCCTCAGCCGCCAGAACTATGCGATCGACCTCGGCCTGTTCCCGCTGGGATCGTGCACGATGAAGCACAACCCGCGCCTCAACGAGAAGATGGCGCGCCTGCCTGGGTTTGCCGATATCCATCCGCTGCAGCCGATCCACACCGTGCAGGGTGCACTGGCGGTGATCGACGAGCTGGGCGATTGGCTGGTCAAGCTTACCGGCATGGCCGGCGTTGCCATGTCGCCCAAGGCCGGCGCGCATGGCGAGCTGTGCGGCATCCTGGCGATCCGTTCGGCGCTCGAGGCGCGCGGTGACAAGCGTTCGGTCATCCTGGTGCCCGAAAGCGCGCATGGCACCAACCCCGCCACCGCCGCATTCGTCGGCTATCAGGTCGAAGACATTCCCGCCAAGCCCGATGGCCGCGTTGATGTCGATGCGCTGAAGGCGCGGCTCGGTCCCGATGTTGCGGGTGTGATGATCACCAACCCCAATACCTGCGGCCTGTTCGAGCGCGATCTCAAGATCATCTCGGATGCGGTGCACGAGGCGGGCGGTTTCGTCTATTGCGACGGCGCGAACTTCAACGCG harbors:
- the gcvH gene encoding glycine cleavage system protein GcvH, with the translated sequence MSRYFTEEHEWVEVEGKIATVGITEYAQQQLGDVVFVDVPGEGKQFDKGDEAAVVESVKAASDVYSPVSGTIVEGNDVLADEPGLVNSDPEGDGWFFKLELTDAGELDNLMDEAAYKKFVAGL
- the gcvPA gene encoding aminomethyl-transferring glycine dehydrogenase subunit GcvPA; this encodes MRYLPLNTQDRSAMLATVGAASIDDLFIDIPEEARLTGPIHGLPMHAPEMAVERHMKALASHNLVAGELPFFMGAGAYRHHVPASVDHLIQRGEFLTAYTPYQPEIAQGTLQMLFEFQTQVARLLGCDVANASMYDGSTACWEAISMARRITKRATALLSSGLHPHYVGVAKTMARFTGDALVHSAPSLNADTDTADLIAQIDKNTSCVVVQYPDILGRIDDLSALASAAQAAGALLIAVVTEPVALGALRSPGEMGADIVVGEGQSLGVGLQFGGPYVGLFGCKQKYVRQMPGRLCGETVDAEGKRGFVLTLSTREQHIRREKATSNICTNSGLCALAFSIHMTLLGEKGLRGLAEINHGMAVTAADRLAKVPGVTLLNSSFFNEFTLVLPKDARSVVRALADRKILGGVSLGRLYPEDAELANGLVVAVTETATHEDIEAFATNLEELLA
- the gcvT gene encoding glycine cleavage system aminomethyltransferase GcvT; the encoded protein is MTDSIADMMERVAERLLPLDAWHRARGGRMVSFAGYQMPVQYEGVMAEHLWTREHAGLFDVSHMGQVLLTGDAPDVALEAIVPGEIQKLGVNRMRYSVLLNDEGGILDDLMVTRRERDLYLVVNGACKYDDLAHMRETFPDEVVITLLDERALFALQGPRAGEALASLIPDVASLYFMQAGAFTLDGMSLWISRSGYTGEDGFEISVDCDHAAELADRLCALEMVKPIGLGARDSLRLEAGLPLYGHDLDETVSPVEGDLAFAISKRRRAEGGFAGAERILEELEEGTDRKRVALTVEGRQPVREGAELYVGDRMVGKVTSGGFAPTLGAPIAMALVKSAFAPLDTALEAEVRGKRIPVKVTTMPFVPHRYHRAKTA
- the gcvPB gene encoding aminomethyl-transferring glycine dehydrogenase subunit GcvPB, which translates into the protein MSMNNQGRPTRPVDDAVVSSAMATSTGNRALMLEEALIFEIGDRGRTGVDLPEAPKVASRLGGLERKAAIGLPGLSEQETVRHYTRLSRQNYAIDLGLFPLGSCTMKHNPRLNEKMARLPGFADIHPLQPIHTVQGALAVIDELGDWLVKLTGMAGVAMSPKAGAHGELCGILAIRSALEARGDKRSVILVPESAHGTNPATAAFVGYQVEDIPAKPDGRVDVDALKARLGPDVAGVMITNPNTCGLFERDLKIISDAVHEAGGFVYCDGANFNAVVGKVRPGDLGVDAMHINLHKTFSTPHGGGGPGSGPVVFSEALAPFAPLPFVERADDGKLVLIEEESMEDHHASSFGRMVAFHGQMGMFTRALTYILSHGADGLLQVAEDAVLNANYVLRSLEDVLDAPFGAAGPCMHEALFSDNGLAEGFSTLDIAKGLIDEGFHPMTVYFPLVVHGAMLVEPTETESKVALDQFIGALRSVALRAKQGDPSLHSAPHFAPRRRLDETLAARKPVLVWTEPVIEQAEAAE